The following proteins come from a genomic window of Actinomycetota bacterium:
- a CDS encoding ABC transporter ATP-binding protein — MGSAAIECKNLTKYYGKSRGIDGLSLTVERGSTYGFLGPNGAGKTTTIRCLLGMLQATSGEAFVLGERVKLDGAGLRRRIGYVPGEVKLYEKETGRWHIDYISRFRGGPGSLTGELIERLAFDQGRRVRELSKGNRQKLALVLGLMHDPELLMLDEPTSGLDPLNQEVVFDIVSERVAAGATVFLSSHILSEVERVCTTVGIIKEGRLVAEDHVESLLRKRLRKLEVTFHEPVGAEALSDVPGVKDITILSPRKVAAKVEGEGIDRLLKRLSAYEVDDLVIEHESLEEAFVDYYRKEAVVGESEADLPDRRKEVDRT; from the coding sequence ATGGGCTCGGCCGCGATTGAGTGCAAGAATCTCACCAAGTACTACGGCAAGTCGCGTGGTATCGATGGCCTGAGCCTTACCGTTGAGCGCGGCTCCACCTATGGATTCCTAGGTCCAAATGGCGCCGGGAAGACCACAACGATCCGGTGCCTTCTCGGCATGCTGCAAGCCACCTCTGGAGAAGCATTTGTGCTTGGGGAACGAGTGAAGCTGGACGGAGCCGGACTTCGGCGGCGCATCGGCTACGTGCCTGGCGAGGTCAAGTTGTACGAGAAGGAGACCGGCCGGTGGCATATCGATTACATCTCGCGTTTCCGAGGAGGGCCGGGCTCGCTGACTGGTGAGCTGATCGAGCGGCTGGCGTTTGATCAGGGTCGCCGCGTTCGTGAGCTTTCGAAGGGAAACCGTCAGAAGTTGGCGCTTGTGCTGGGGTTGATGCACGACCCTGAGCTGCTGATGCTCGACGAGCCGACAAGCGGATTGGATCCTTTGAACCAGGAAGTGGTCTTCGACATCGTTTCCGAGCGCGTCGCCGCGGGCGCCACCGTGTTTCTCTCAAGCCACATACTCTCTGAAGTCGAGCGTGTTTGTACAACGGTCGGGATCATCAAGGAGGGGCGTCTGGTCGCCGAGGATCATGTTGAGTCGCTGCTTAGAAAACGTCTGCGCAAGCTCGAGGTCACCTTTCACGAACCCGTCGGGGCAGAGGCGCTTTCCGATGTGCCTGGGGTGAAGGACATCACGATTCTTAGCCCCAGAAAGGTCGCCGCCAAAGTTGAAGGAGAAGGTATCGATCGATTACTGAAGCGGCTTTCCGCTTACGAAGTGGACGATCTCGTGATCGAACACGAGTCGCTCGAAGAGGCGTTTGTCGACTACTACCGTAAGGAGGCGGTTGTAGGCGAAAGCGAAGCGGATCTGCCCGACCGCCGGAAGGAAGTCGATCGAACATGA
- a CDS encoding ABC transporter permease subunit yields the protein MNLNLLLGTLRQRRIGLFWFSFGLLAYSWVMIWYWSILGEEYFEMIEAMPPEMLVAFAGSADIEFGTLGSYFQVEYLGSGWIIIVAAAMIVYAAKAVASEIAAGTMELLIVQPIARIKFVLTRIVGLVIYAAVLTVASFAPIQIFGEQYNIELPGRTIALLYATGFLFVLTVGSFAFMLSSAMSSGGLPGAITGSLLVVMWILQAISQFAELADNLRPVNIFEYWQPGVLINDGVVSPEIWWVYGGATIVSLAIAVVVFLRRDLT from the coding sequence ATGAACCTGAATCTGCTATTGGGCACGTTGCGGCAACGCCGAATTGGTCTGTTTTGGTTCAGCTTCGGGCTACTGGCCTACTCCTGGGTGATGATATGGTACTGGTCGATTCTCGGTGAAGAGTATTTCGAAATGATCGAAGCGATGCCCCCAGAGATGCTTGTCGCATTTGCGGGTTCAGCTGATATCGAGTTCGGCACGTTGGGGTCATACTTTCAAGTCGAATACCTTGGTTCCGGGTGGATCATTATCGTTGCTGCCGCGATGATCGTTTATGCGGCCAAGGCTGTCGCCAGCGAAATCGCGGCGGGCACCATGGAGCTTTTGATCGTCCAGCCGATCGCTCGTATAAAGTTTGTGCTCACGCGCATAGTAGGATTGGTGATATACGCGGCGGTGCTAACGGTGGCTTCGTTCGCGCCTATTCAGATTTTCGGAGAACAGTACAACATCGAGCTTCCCGGCCGCACTATCGCACTGCTCTATGCCACAGGGTTCCTGTTCGTGCTCACCGTCGGCAGCTTCGCTTTTATGCTGTCATCGGCGATGAGCAGCGGTGGTCTTCCCGGAGCGATTACCGGCTCGCTTTTGGTGGTTATGTGGATTTTGCAAGCCATATCGCAATTCGCGGAGCTCGCCGATAACTTGCGGCCGGTGAATATCTTCGAATATTGGCAGCCTGGGGTATTAATAAACGACGGCGTGGTTTCGCCGGAGATATGGTGGGTCTATGGCGGTGCGACTATTGTGTCGCTGGCCATTGCCGTGGTTGTGTTCTTGCGAAGAGATCTGACATAG
- a CDS encoding AarF/ABC1/UbiB kinase family protein, whose amino-acid sequence MPGRGLQILTVFSRRALVAAVGSWFGLAPPPQRRAVIARQMRLACEELGPTFIKLGQLASVRPDIFRAETVFELERLQDSVPPVSTQSVFDIIESEFGCPPSELFESIDPQPLASASIAQVHRARLAQDYRMTCGRSLCAGAEVVVKVVKPGIEETIENDLAIVRRLAMAIGKAGLDRRMDIVGTIDEFAQSLRNEVDLRNEGRVADRFGFDFRQDALVAVPGVVWSRSTSRVLTMEYVEGWRLTDITDAERAGVDAYGLALHGAEVFMRQVLVLGRFHADLHPANLFVTPDSRICYLDFGIVGKTEPAQRIAIAQVLAATVYGDADRAVRYSAELGLLIPEDREAQVRSSVAALMQRTIANPGGSDVRGFAIGFLSILADFRVKIPAGYGLLIKALVTVDGVCRSIYPDIDIAKAARPYATRLIARQMLQPQRVWSKIPEVLRSAIRVISE is encoded by the coding sequence ATGCCGGGTCGAGGGCTACAGATCCTCACTGTTTTTTCCCGCAGGGCACTTGTGGCCGCCGTGGGCTCGTGGTTTGGCCTTGCGCCGCCGCCTCAGCGCCGGGCCGTGATCGCTCGGCAGATGAGACTCGCTTGCGAGGAGCTCGGCCCGACCTTTATCAAGCTTGGGCAGCTTGCTTCCGTGCGCCCCGATATCTTCCGGGCGGAAACCGTCTTTGAGCTCGAACGATTGCAGGACTCGGTTCCGCCTGTTTCGACGCAGTCGGTCTTCGATATCATAGAAAGCGAATTCGGGTGTCCGCCGAGCGAGTTGTTCGAGTCGATCGACCCGCAGCCGCTTGCCTCGGCGTCGATAGCGCAGGTCCACCGGGCGCGTCTTGCGCAAGATTATCGCATGACCTGCGGCCGGAGCCTGTGTGCCGGTGCCGAGGTGGTTGTGAAGGTGGTAAAACCGGGCATTGAGGAGACGATAGAAAACGATCTTGCGATTGTCCGCAGGCTGGCTATGGCCATCGGTAAAGCCGGGCTCGATCGAAGGATGGATATTGTCGGCACGATTGACGAGTTCGCGCAATCGTTGCGGAACGAGGTCGACCTGCGGAACGAGGGCCGTGTCGCGGACAGGTTCGGCTTCGATTTCCGGCAAGACGCGCTTGTCGCGGTACCCGGAGTGGTGTGGTCGCGTTCGACGAGCCGGGTTCTGACGATGGAGTATGTGGAAGGCTGGCGGCTTACCGATATCACCGATGCCGAGCGCGCGGGCGTGGATGCTTACGGGCTGGCTCTTCATGGAGCGGAAGTCTTCATGCGACAAGTTCTTGTCCTCGGCAGATTTCACGCCGATCTTCATCCCGCCAATCTGTTTGTCACGCCGGATTCGCGCATCTGCTACCTGGACTTCGGGATAGTCGGTAAGACCGAGCCGGCTCAAAGGATAGCCATTGCGCAGGTGCTCGCCGCTACTGTCTACGGCGACGCCGATAGGGCGGTTCGTTACAGCGCCGAGCTAGGCTTGCTTATCCCGGAAGACAGGGAGGCACAGGTCCGAAGTAGTGTCGCTGCGCTCATGCAGCGAACGATCGCAAATCCCGGCGGCTCCGACGTTCGCGGTTTCGCGATAGGATTTCTCTCGATACTCGCTGACTTCAGGGTAAAGATCCCGGCTGGCTACGGGCTTCTCATCAAGGCACTGGTCACCGTTGACGGCGTTTGCAGATCGATATACCCGGACATCGACATTGCCAAAGCCGCGAGGCCGTACGCTACTCGCCTGATAGCAAGGCAGATGCTGCAGCCGCAGCGCGTCTGGTCTAAGATACCGGAGGTGCTCAGAAGCGCGATACGGGTCATCTCCGAGTAA
- a CDS encoding glutamine synthetase: protein MSDTQRAEAIAAIKDSEIEFIHLWFTDVLGFLKTFVISVDEIDVAMNEGMGFDGSSIQGFARIQESDMIAMPDPSTLKIMPWRDEGQLVATMFCDINKPDGSPYEGDPRYVLKRTLRKAAEEGYTFYAGPELEYYYFEDDTSTKLLDKASYFDMTTRDIGVDLRKQTVRSLKSFDIQVEYSHHEVGPSQHEIDLRYSEALRMADIVMTYRLVVKEVAQQNGVYATFMPKPMYGEAGSGMHVHQSLFRGDKNAFFDASDQHHLSAEAKGYIAGILHHAPAITAITNQWVNSYKRLVSGFEAPVHVCWAHRNRSALVRVPMYKPGKEKATRIELRSPDPACNPYLAFAVMLAAGLDGIKKGMVLEPDVVEDVYEMSDAERSERGIGRLPGDLINAVKALENSELLRETLGEPLFSWYVRNKRIEWDSYRSRVTSWELEEYLPLL, encoded by the coding sequence GTGTCAGATACGCAACGGGCAGAAGCGATTGCGGCAATAAAGGATAGCGAAATAGAGTTTATTCACCTGTGGTTCACTGATGTTCTGGGCTTTCTCAAGACGTTTGTCATATCGGTTGACGAAATCGATGTGGCCATGAATGAAGGAATGGGTTTCGACGGCTCGTCGATCCAGGGATTTGCGCGTATCCAGGAATCCGACATGATCGCGATGCCGGACCCCTCCACACTCAAGATCATGCCCTGGAGAGACGAGGGGCAACTTGTGGCCACCATGTTTTGCGACATCAACAAGCCTGATGGCTCGCCTTACGAGGGTGATCCCAGGTATGTACTGAAGCGCACGCTGCGTAAGGCCGCCGAAGAAGGCTACACGTTTTATGCCGGTCCCGAGCTCGAGTACTACTACTTCGAGGACGACACTTCGACGAAGTTGCTGGACAAGGCCTCATACTTCGACATGACTACGCGGGATATCGGCGTGGACTTACGCAAGCAGACGGTCCGCTCCCTAAAGAGCTTCGACATCCAGGTCGAGTACAGTCATCACGAGGTTGGCCCGAGTCAGCACGAGATAGACCTGCGCTACAGCGAGGCTTTGCGTATGGCCGATATCGTTATGACCTATCGACTTGTCGTCAAGGAGGTCGCGCAGCAAAACGGCGTCTATGCGACGTTTATGCCCAAGCCCATGTATGGTGAGGCCGGCAGTGGAATGCACGTGCATCAGTCACTCTTTCGCGGCGACAAGAATGCGTTTTTTGATGCAAGCGACCAGCACCACCTTTCGGCGGAAGCGAAAGGGTATATTGCGGGCATCTTACATCACGCGCCCGCGATTACCGCTATCACCAACCAGTGGGTCAACTCTTACAAGCGTCTCGTTTCCGGCTTCGAGGCCCCGGTACATGTTTGTTGGGCTCACAGGAACCGCTCTGCGCTGGTGCGGGTTCCGATGTATAAGCCGGGGAAGGAGAAGGCCACTCGTATTGAGTTGAGGTCTCCGGATCCCGCCTGCAACCCCTATCTGGCTTTTGCCGTAATGCTTGCGGCCGGCCTCGACGGAATTAAAAAGGGCATGGTTCTCGAGCCTGACGTGGTCGAAGATGTTTATGAGATGAGCGACGCCGAGCGTTCTGAGCGCGGTATCGGGCGACTGCCCGGGGATCTCATCAATGCGGTTAAGGCGCTGGAGAATAGCGAGCTGCTGAGGGAGACTCTCGGCGAGCCGCTCTTCAGCTGGTACGTGCGTAACAAGCGCATTGAGTGGGACTCATATCGCAGCAGAGTGACCTCCTGGGAGCTGGAGGAGTATCTCCCGCTGCTCTGA
- the larE gene encoding ATP-dependent sacrificial sulfur transferase LarE yields MLKLTQIWGARRVDFIQKYDLLLGRLAEYESVLVAYSGGIDSTLLAVAAHVVHGHRCLAVLASSDTYPAHEVEYASALASDLGLRLFQVETHELVDPKFRRNDIDRCYYCKSELFSLLRTVADHKGLRHVVDGSNLDDLADFRPGTRAAKEYGVLSPMADAGLTKDDIRNIASSLGLPNWDKPSMACLASRFPYGEEITEGKLNRVAAAEAAIRALGFRQLRVRAHSDLARLEVGPDEFERAWETRAEIASALKSAGFTFAAVDLEGYRSGSLNEGLDSEQREILLQLPGGHSAAI; encoded by the coding sequence ATGCTGAAACTCACTCAGATTTGGGGAGCGCGTCGCGTGGATTTTATCCAAAAGTATGATCTCCTACTTGGACGCCTAGCGGAGTACGAAAGCGTTCTGGTCGCCTATTCTGGCGGCATAGATTCTACGCTTCTGGCCGTGGCTGCCCACGTCGTGCACGGGCATCGTTGTCTTGCCGTGCTCGCCTCAAGCGACACCTATCCCGCACACGAAGTCGAGTACGCAAGCGCTTTAGCGTCCGATCTTGGATTGCGCTTGTTTCAGGTAGAGACCCATGAGCTTGTCGATCCGAAGTTCCGCAGAAACGACATTGATCGCTGCTATTACTGCAAATCCGAACTGTTCAGCCTGCTTCGAACCGTGGCGGACCACAAAGGCCTGCGTCACGTGGTAGATGGATCGAACCTGGATGACCTTGCCGACTTTCGTCCCGGCACCCGCGCGGCAAAAGAATACGGGGTATTGAGTCCGATGGCGGATGCCGGCCTGACGAAAGACGATATCCGCAACATAGCCTCCTCTCTCGGATTGCCGAACTGGGACAAGCCATCGATGGCGTGTCTGGCTTCCCGCTTTCCTTACGGCGAAGAGATCACCGAAGGCAAGCTCAATCGCGTGGCCGCCGCCGAGGCTGCGATCCGAGCACTGGGCTTTCGCCAACTCCGGGTGCGCGCCCACAGCGATCTGGCCCGACTGGAGGTGGGGCCAGATGAGTTTGAGCGCGCATGGGAGACGAGAGCTGAAATTGCGTCAGCCCTCAAATCGGCGGGTTTCACTTTTGCGGCGGTGGACCTGGAAGGGTACCGCTCTGGAAGCCTGAACGAAGGCCTCGACTCAGAGCAGCGGGAGATACTCCTCCAGCTCCCAGGAGGTCACTCTGCTGCGATATGA
- a CDS encoding cob(I)yrinic acid a,c-diamide adenosyltransferase yields MTNRVYTRRGDQGETSLLGQGSVPKSDPRIHALGEIDEAASAIGLARAALCASTATDIRLDEALQNAQRCLSECAALIAAPDNSDAGSTGIDPEKIASLECFIDDFSRITGGMPQEFVLPGECERSARLHLARSVVRRAERSVVALFEDKSAAAGVLAYMNRLSDALFTMAVYVSTAREVNPAD; encoded by the coding sequence ATGACTAATCGAGTCTATACCCGCCGAGGAGACCAGGGCGAGACTTCACTTCTCGGCCAGGGGTCCGTTCCAAAGAGCGATCCAAGGATCCACGCACTGGGCGAGATCGACGAAGCCGCCTCGGCGATTGGACTTGCGCGCGCGGCGCTATGCGCTTCGACCGCCACCGATATTAGACTGGACGAGGCGCTTCAAAACGCTCAGCGCTGCCTTTCCGAGTGTGCCGCGCTTATCGCTGCGCCTGACAACAGCGATGCGGGTAGCACTGGAATCGACCCGGAAAAGATCGCCTCACTGGAGTGCTTCATCGACGACTTTTCGCGGATCACCGGCGGTATGCCGCAAGAGTTTGTCCTGCCGGGCGAGTGCGAGAGATCCGCACGCCTGCATCTGGCCAGATCAGTCGTAAGGAGGGCTGAGCGCAGTGTCGTCGCGCTGTTCGAAGATAAGTCCGCTGCCGCAGGCGTGCTTGCGTACATGAACAGGCTCTCAGACGCCCTCTTCACGATGGCGGTTTACGTGAGCACGGCGCGAGAGGTCAATCCCGCCGATTGA
- the uvrA gene encoding excinuclease ABC subunit UvrA, with protein sequence MPLDFISIRGAREHNLKGFDLDIPRDKLVVITGLSGSGKSSLAFDTIYAEGQRRYVESLSAYARQFLGQMDKPDVDHIEGLSPAVSIDQKTTSRNPRSTVGTVTEIYDYLRLLFARVGIPHCPVCMLPIERQTSDQIVDRVMELPEGTRFLVLAPVVRGRKGEHSKLLEDLKREGFTRVRVDRESRSLDETIVLDKKYKHDIEVVVDRLVMKDSLRTRLTDSIETALRLAGGIAVIAVVDGEEQTYSQALACPEHGVSMDELAPRDFSFNSPYGACPDCAGLGSRLEADPSLIVPDGSLSLERGAIKPFSGGMTYYPQLVAAVAKHLGVSVSTPWDELPKKAQAAFLEGLGDTRIRVDYVTRDGRDTHWYSRYEGALASVIRRHSESESDAVRDKLEEYMAVIPCKSCKGARLKPEILAVTFADKNIFEVTTMSAKESLNFFETATISERHAHIASRVIKEIVERLRFLVDVGLDYLTLERATATLSGGEAQRIRLATQIGSGLMGVLYILDEPSIGLHQRDNARLISTMERLRDLGNTVIVVEHDEETIRASDFVVDMGPGAGEHGGKIVCAGPPEEMLRCEDSLTGAYLSGARAIPTPESVRQPNKGAISVIGASENNLKDIDVELPLGTLTVVTGVSGSGKSSLVSDTLSPALANRIHRARRRTGKFRSLLGCEAIDKVIDIDQSPIGRTPRSNPATYTGVWDDVRSLLASTPESRARGYAPGRFSFNVRGGRCEACKGDGQIKIEMHFLPDVYIKCEVCKGARYSRETLQVTYRGKNVYDMLEMTVEEALHFFENIPQVRRKLQTLHDVGLGYLRMGQPATTLSGGEAQRVKLASELQRRSTGRTFYILDEPTTGLHFDDVRQLLAVLQRLVDAGNTVLVIEHNLDVIKSADHIIDLGPEGGNRGGQIVATGTPLEVAKCESSHTGRFLSAALERRGRQK encoded by the coding sequence ATGCCACTGGATTTTATATCCATCCGCGGTGCGCGCGAACACAATCTTAAAGGCTTCGACCTAGATATTCCCCGCGACAAGCTGGTAGTCATCACAGGGCTTTCCGGCTCCGGCAAGTCTTCGTTGGCGTTCGACACGATCTATGCCGAGGGCCAGCGACGATATGTGGAGTCGCTTTCTGCGTATGCCCGGCAGTTCCTCGGCCAGATGGACAAGCCCGATGTCGATCATATCGAAGGGCTCTCCCCCGCGGTTTCTATCGACCAGAAGACCACAAGTCGTAATCCCCGCTCCACGGTCGGTACGGTTACAGAGATCTACGACTACCTGCGCTTGCTGTTCGCGCGCGTTGGAATCCCGCACTGCCCGGTGTGCATGCTGCCGATTGAGCGCCAGACCAGCGATCAGATTGTCGATCGTGTGATGGAGCTGCCCGAGGGTACGCGCTTTTTGGTACTGGCACCTGTCGTCAGGGGCCGAAAGGGTGAGCACAGCAAGCTTTTGGAGGACCTGAAGCGCGAAGGCTTCACGCGGGTGCGCGTGGACCGGGAGAGCCGTTCGCTCGATGAGACGATTGTTTTGGACAAGAAGTACAAGCACGACATTGAGGTCGTCGTCGATCGGCTGGTGATGAAGGACTCTCTTCGCACCCGCCTGACGGATAGCATCGAAACCGCGCTGCGACTAGCCGGCGGAATCGCCGTAATCGCCGTCGTCGATGGCGAAGAGCAGACCTACTCCCAGGCGCTCGCGTGCCCGGAGCATGGAGTCTCGATGGACGAACTTGCGCCGAGGGATTTCTCGTTCAACAGCCCCTACGGGGCGTGCCCCGACTGCGCGGGACTCGGCTCCCGGCTCGAGGCGGATCCATCGCTGATCGTGCCGGATGGATCCCTGTCGTTGGAAAGGGGGGCGATCAAGCCCTTCTCGGGAGGCATGACCTACTACCCGCAGCTTGTGGCGGCGGTCGCAAAGCACCTCGGGGTATCTGTGAGCACGCCCTGGGATGAACTACCGAAAAAGGCGCAAGCTGCCTTTCTTGAGGGGCTCGGCGACACACGCATAAGGGTGGACTACGTCACGCGCGACGGAAGGGACACTCACTGGTATTCGCGCTACGAGGGCGCGCTCGCGAGCGTTATTCGCCGCCACTCAGAGTCGGAGTCAGACGCGGTCAGGGACAAGCTCGAAGAGTACATGGCGGTGATTCCCTGCAAGTCTTGCAAGGGCGCGCGCCTCAAGCCCGAGATACTTGCGGTGACCTTCGCCGATAAGAACATCTTCGAGGTCACTACGATGAGCGCCAAGGAGTCACTGAACTTCTTTGAGACGGCGACAATCTCTGAGCGGCACGCGCACATCGCCTCCAGAGTTATCAAGGAGATCGTGGAGCGGCTGCGCTTTCTTGTCGACGTGGGGTTGGACTACCTTACCCTCGAGCGTGCCACCGCGACGCTTTCCGGCGGTGAAGCCCAGCGAATAAGGCTGGCTACCCAGATCGGGTCGGGCCTGATGGGAGTGCTCTACATCCTAGATGAGCCGTCGATAGGCCTGCACCAGCGCGACAATGCGCGATTGATATCGACGATGGAGCGTTTGCGCGACCTCGGCAACACTGTAATTGTTGTAGAGCATGATGAGGAGACGATCCGCGCATCAGACTTTGTTGTGGATATGGGCCCGGGAGCTGGTGAGCATGGCGGAAAGATCGTATGCGCGGGGCCGCCGGAGGAGATGTTGCGCTGCGAGGATTCGCTGACAGGCGCCTACCTTAGCGGGGCACGAGCCATTCCGACTCCGGAGAGTGTGCGTCAGCCGAATAAGGGCGCAATCTCGGTGATTGGCGCATCGGAGAACAACCTCAAAGACATCGATGTCGAGCTTCCCCTCGGTACGCTGACCGTCGTCACGGGCGTAAGTGGAAGCGGAAAGAGCTCGCTTGTCTCGGATACTCTTTCGCCCGCGCTCGCAAACAGGATCCACAGGGCACGGCGCCGGACCGGTAAGTTTCGCTCTCTGCTCGGTTGCGAGGCGATCGACAAGGTCATCGACATCGACCAGTCACCGATAGGTCGCACGCCTCGCTCCAATCCCGCCACATACACCGGGGTGTGGGACGACGTCCGCTCGCTTCTCGCCAGTACTCCGGAGTCTCGCGCCCGTGGTTATGCTCCCGGCCGCTTCTCCTTCAATGTCAGAGGCGGTCGATGCGAGGCCTGTAAGGGCGATGGCCAGATAAAGATAGAGATGCACTTTCTCCCCGACGTTTATATCAAGTGCGAGGTATGCAAGGGCGCAAGATACAGCCGAGAAACTCTGCAGGTGACCTATCGCGGCAAGAACGTTTACGACATGCTGGAGATGACGGTCGAGGAGGCGCTTCACTTCTTCGAGAACATCCCGCAGGTTAGGCGGAAGCTTCAGACGCTTCACGACGTCGGGCTTGGATACCTGCGTATGGGACAGCCGGCCACCACCCTTTCCGGGGGCGAGGCCCAAAGGGTCAAGCTGGCGAGCGAATTGCAGCGGCGCAGTACGGGAAGAACCTTCTACATACTCGACGAGCCGACCACGGGACTTCACTTCGACGATGTACGCCAACTGCTTGCCGTACTGCAGCGGCTGGTGGATGCCGGTAACACTGTGCTCGTCATTGAGCACAATCTGGACGTGATAAAAAGCGCTGATCACATCATAGATCTAGGTCCTGAGGGCGGGAATCGAGGCGGGCAGATAGTCGCAACCGGCACACCGTTGGAGGTCGCAAAGTGCGAAAGCTCCCACACGGGGCGGTTTCTCTCGGCGGCACTGGAAAGAAGGGGGCGTCAAAAGTGA
- the uvrC gene encoding excinuclease ABC subunit UvrC, protein MAETHTSLAEQLSGVPDSPGVYLWKDSAGTVIYVGKAKSLRKRMRQYVAGQDDREMTPLLMSQVTAFDYVVTDTEIESLILEKNLIRQFSPTFNVDYKDDKSYPYIALTTTDAFPAIKFTREKHREGTTYFGPYTDSRAARATIEAVRRVYPICSASCVEWKRLIARGGNPTDRACFDYSVGKGPGACVGAVSSAEYSATVQRVIGFMRGRHSEVADELESRMRNAAEELDYERAARFRNRLEALKVLQQQQKVVSSRALDVDVIGIHREETIAGVQVFVVREGRVLVGNEFVLDKGMDITAEELVEGFLLRYYDGTAYVPREVLLEHAPEDRELFEEWLSGLRGRRVRISVPRKGEKLALLQMASINARHTLLRHKMRTRYDDERLNLALIQLESALALEKPPMRIECYDISTLHGRHSVGSMVVFAEGRSDVSAYRRFRVRSQSEGSDDVGMMAEVLRRRFAPERLADERFGRVPDLVIVDGGKPQLSSALKALAEAGVSEVPVVALAKREEELFVPGFDESVRLPAGSASLYLVKRIRDEAHRFAVTYHRELRGKAMTASVLDDIPGVGPKRKKALVKAFGSVKRLRSADVEQIAAVPGISREVAEDVFAVLAQVQDIASDNG, encoded by the coding sequence ATGGCCGAGACGCACACATCATTGGCCGAGCAGCTATCAGGCGTCCCGGACTCTCCCGGCGTCTACCTTTGGAAGGACTCGGCGGGTACCGTTATCTACGTCGGGAAGGCGAAGTCACTTCGCAAGCGCATGCGGCAGTACGTGGCCGGGCAGGACGATCGGGAGATGACTCCGCTGCTCATGAGCCAGGTGACCGCGTTCGATTATGTCGTCACCGACACGGAGATCGAGTCACTGATCCTCGAGAAGAACCTCATCCGGCAGTTCTCGCCGACGTTCAACGTAGACTACAAGGACGACAAGAGTTATCCGTATATCGCGCTGACCACCACGGATGCGTTTCCGGCGATCAAGTTCACGCGCGAGAAGCATCGCGAAGGGACCACATACTTCGGGCCTTACACCGACTCCCGCGCGGCGCGCGCAACGATCGAGGCGGTCCGGAGGGTCTACCCGATATGCAGCGCGTCGTGTGTGGAGTGGAAGCGGTTGATAGCGCGAGGCGGGAATCCGACCGACCGTGCCTGCTTCGATTACAGCGTCGGCAAGGGGCCGGGAGCCTGTGTGGGCGCGGTTTCCTCGGCGGAGTACTCGGCGACGGTGCAAAGAGTCATCGGCTTTATGCGTGGCCGCCATAGCGAGGTGGCTGATGAGCTTGAATCCCGGATGCGCAACGCCGCCGAGGAGCTCGATTACGAGCGCGCCGCGCGATTCCGCAACAGGCTCGAGGCGCTAAAGGTGTTGCAGCAGCAGCAAAAGGTCGTCTCGTCCAGGGCGCTCGATGTCGATGTCATCGGCATCCATCGGGAGGAGACTATCGCCGGAGTCCAGGTTTTCGTCGTGCGGGAAGGCAGGGTCCTTGTCGGCAACGAGTTCGTTCTCGACAAGGGTATGGATATAACCGCCGAGGAGCTCGTCGAGGGCTTCTTGCTGCGCTACTACGACGGGACCGCTTACGTTCCGCGCGAGGTGCTGCTGGAGCACGCGCCCGAGGACAGGGAGCTTTTCGAAGAGTGGCTTTCCGGGCTAAGAGGTCGGCGCGTCCGGATAAGCGTTCCCAGGAAGGGCGAGAAGCTCGCCTTGCTCCAGATGGCCTCCATCAACGCGCGGCACACCTTGCTGCGCCACAAGATGCGCACCCGCTACGACGACGAGCGACTCAATCTCGCCCTCATACAGCTCGAAAGCGCGCTGGCCCTCGAGAAGCCGCCAATGCGGATCGAGTGCTACGACATCTCTACACTGCATGGTCGGCACTCGGTGGGATCTATGGTGGTGTTCGCCGAGGGCAGGTCGGATGTGTCCGCCTATCGCCGCTTCAGGGTCCGGTCCCAAAGCGAGGGCTCTGATGACGTGGGTATGATGGCCGAGGTGCTCCGAAGGCGATTCGCCCCCGAACGCCTTGCCGACGAGCGCTTTGGCCGCGTTCCGGATCTCGTTATCGTTGACGGCGGGAAGCCACAGCTTTCCTCGGCGTTAAAAGCGTTGGCCGAGGCGGGCGTGTCCGAAGTGCCCGTGGTCGCTCTCGCCAAGCGCGAGGAGGAGCTGTTCGTCCCCGGATTTGACGAGTCCGTGAGGCTGCCTGCCGGCTCGGCGTCGCTTTACCTGGTGAAGCGGATTCGTGATGAGGCGCACAGGTTCGCGGTGACCTACCATCGGGAGCTTCGCGGCAAGGCGATGACAGCGAGCGTGCTCGATGACATCCCCGGAGTTGGCCCGAAGCGCAAGAAAGCGCTGGTGAAAGCGTTTGGCTCCGTCAAGCGTTTGCGCTCGGCGGACGTCGAGCAGATAGCGGCTGTGCCCGGGATCTCTCGTGAGGTCGCCGAGGACGTTTTCGCTGTTCTTGCGCAGGTGCAAGATATCGCCTCCGACAACGGATGA